Proteins encoded in a region of the Deltaproteobacteria bacterium PRO3 genome:
- a CDS encoding ribulose-phosphate 3-epimerase produces MPKLIAPSILSADFSRLGDEVRAVEAAGADIIHFDVMDGHFVPNITVGPLVLEAVRKITKLPIDAHLMIDHPDQYVAEFVKAGANYISVHVEASRHLHRSIQLIRSLGAKAGIALNPHTPVAAMGYILDEVDFILVMTVNPGFGGQKFIPAAFKKVAELDQMRREHKLNFQIEIDGGVKVENIAEVSAAGVDIFVAGSAIFQSNNYADTIAEMRRSLRQ; encoded by the coding sequence ATGCCGAAATTGATCGCCCCATCCATCTTGAGCGCCGACTTCTCCCGCCTGGGAGACGAAGTCCGGGCCGTCGAGGCCGCCGGCGCCGACATCATCCACTTCGACGTGATGGACGGCCACTTCGTGCCCAATATCACCGTCGGCCCGCTGGTCCTCGAGGCGGTGCGCAAGATCACGAAGCTCCCCATCGACGCGCACCTGATGATCGACCACCCCGACCAATACGTCGCCGAGTTCGTCAAGGCCGGCGCGAATTACATCAGCGTCCATGTCGAGGCCTCGCGCCACCTGCACCGCTCGATCCAGCTGATCCGCTCGCTCGGCGCCAAGGCGGGGATCGCCCTCAACCCGCACACGCCGGTCGCCGCAATGGGCTATATCCTGGACGAGGTGGATTTCATCCTGGTGATGACAGTCAATCCGGGCTTCGGCGGGCAGAAGTTCATCCCCGCGGCCTTCAAGAAGGTGGCGGAGCTCGACCAGATGCGGCGCGAGCATAAGCTGAATTTCCAGATCGAGATCGACGGCGGCGTCAAGGTCGAGAACATCGCCGAGGTCTCGGCGGCCGGCGTCGACATCTTCGTCGCCGGCTCGGCGATCTTCCAATCGAACAATTACGCCGACACCATCGCCGAAATGCGCCGATCCCTCCGCCAATAA
- a CDS encoding BrnT family toxin, which translates to MKFEFDAAKSRSNLQKHGVDFVVAQEIWQGPYVNFLARAEFENRFAIIGPLDGKLFTCIYTIRGDRIRIISCRRSREKEAKLYEKSL; encoded by the coding sequence GTGAAATTCGAGTTCGATGCCGCCAAAAGCCGCAGCAACCTGCAAAAACACGGCGTCGATTTCGTAGTTGCTCAAGAAATTTGGCAAGGGCCTTACGTGAATTTTTTGGCAAGAGCGGAGTTCGAAAACCGCTTCGCCATCATTGGCCCACTGGATGGAAAGTTATTTACCTGTATATATACGATCCGAGGCGACCGTATTCGGATTATCAGTTGTCGCCGCTCCCGTGAAAAGGAGGCCAAGCTTTATGAAAAAAGCCTCTAA
- a CDS encoding CopG family transcriptional regulator codes for MKKASKKPKNAQEFDAYFEENDIADLLDTKTKRVNIDFTPMVLKRIDLKARELGLTRQALIKYWIAERLDLIPSRK; via the coding sequence ATGAAAAAAGCCTCTAAAAAACCTAAGAACGCTCAGGAATTCGACGCCTACTTCGAAGAAAACGACATCGCCGACCTGCTCGACACGAAAACCAAGCGGGTGAACATCGATTTCACTCCGATGGTGCTGAAGCGCATCGACCTCAAGGCCCGTGAATTGGGCCTCACGCGCCAAGCCTTGATCAAGTATTGGATTGCCGAGCGTTTGGATCTCATTCCTTCCAGAAAATAA
- the def gene encoding peptide deformylase — MMVLDILKYPDKRLRERSAPVKPEEIHSVAFQKLLDDMFATMYAAPGVGLAAVQVGVLQRFMVLDVGIPEGELIKRDPKVLINPEFVSKEGEVVWEEGCLSCPDLTVPVKRAQRVVVKGLDREGRPYELSGEDLLAVALQHEVDHMDGILILDKLSRLKQDLYKDKVKKGQVVVR, encoded by the coding sequence ATCATGGTGTTGGACATCCTGAAATACCCCGACAAGCGCCTGCGCGAGCGTTCGGCTCCCGTGAAGCCGGAAGAGATCCACAGCGTCGCCTTCCAAAAGCTCCTCGACGACATGTTTGCGACGATGTACGCCGCGCCCGGCGTGGGCTTGGCAGCGGTGCAGGTCGGGGTCCTGCAGCGCTTCATGGTCCTGGACGTCGGCATCCCGGAGGGCGAGCTGATCAAGCGAGATCCGAAGGTCCTGATCAACCCCGAGTTTGTCTCCAAGGAAGGCGAGGTCGTCTGGGAGGAGGGCTGCCTGAGCTGCCCCGACTTGACCGTCCCGGTGAAACGCGCGCAGCGCGTGGTCGTGAAGGGCTTGGACCGGGAGGGCCGTCCCTACGAGCTCTCCGGAGAGGACCTGCTGGCCGTGGCCCTGCAACACGAGGTCGACCACATGGACGGGATCCTCATCCTCGACAAACTGAGCCGCCTGAAACAAGACCTCTACAAGGACAAAGTCAAAAAGGGGCAGGTCGTGGTGCGGTAG